A stretch of Pseudomonadota bacterium DNA encodes these proteins:
- the rplB gene encoding 50S ribosomal protein L2 encodes MAVKKVKPTSPGRRFQVYSTFEEITRSKPEKSLVKALNKSGGRNVHGRITSRHIGGGSKRHYRIIDFKRDKTGIPARVASIEYDPNRSARIALLHYVDGEKRYILAPLNLNVDDTVISGPDADIKPGNSLPLSSIPLGTHIHNIELRIGKGGQIVRSAGTFAQLMAKEDKYALVKLPSGEVRMVLLNCRATIGQIGNVVHENISIGKAGRSRWLGRRPKVRGVAMNPVDHPMGGGEGRSSGGRHPCSPWGMPTKGYKTRKNKKTNIYIVKKRTQK; translated from the coding sequence ATGGCTGTAAAGAAAGTAAAACCAACATCTCCCGGAAGACGCTTCCAGGTTTATTCAACATTTGAGGAAATTACTCGCTCAAAACCGGAAAAAAGCCTGGTAAAAGCCTTAAATAAAAGTGGTGGCCGTAACGTTCATGGCCGTATTACCAGCAGACACATTGGCGGTGGAAGTAAGAGGCATTACAGGATAATTGATTTTAAGCGGGATAAAACAGGGATTCCTGCAAGGGTTGCTTCAATTGAATATGATCCCAATAGGAGTGCCAGAATTGCACTGCTTCATTATGTTGATGGGGAAAAACGCTATATTCTTGCTCCCTTGAATCTTAATGTTGATGATACTGTTATATCCGGTCCGGATGCTGATATTAAACCGGGCAACTCACTGCCATTGAGCAGTATACCGTTAGGTACTCATATACACAATATTGAACTGCGCATAGGTAAGGGTGGACAGATAGTTAGGAGCGCCGGTACATTCGCTCAGCTTATGGCGAAAGAAGATAAGTATGCTCTGGTAAAATTGCCATCAGGAGAAGTCAGGATGGTTCTTTTGAACTGTAGGGCAACGATAGGGCAGATTGGTAATGTCGTTCATGAGAATATATCCATCGGTAAAGCCGGACGATCACGATGGCTTGGAAGAAGGCCGAAAGTCAGAGGAGTTGCTATGAACCCTGTTGATCATCCGATGGGTGGAGGAGAAGGCAGATCATCGGGTGGACGTCATCCTTGCAGTCCATGGGGTATGCCGACAAAAGGATATAAAACAAGAAAGAATAAAAAAACAAATATTTATATAGTAAAAAAGCGCACACAGAAATAA
- the rplW gene encoding 50S ribosomal protein L23 translates to MISYDIIKRPLITEKSTIQKELANQITFEVDRKANRVEIKKAVEDIFKVKVAGVKTIQVMGKFKRRGRILGKRNDYKKAVVRLMPGERIEFFEGV, encoded by the coding sequence ATGATTAGTTACGATATTATAAAAAGGCCCTTGATTACTGAAAAAAGCACGATTCAAAAAGAATTAGCTAACCAGATTACTTTTGAAGTTGACCGTAAAGCAAACAGGGTCGAAATTAAAAAAGCGGTCGAAGATATTTTTAAAGTCAAAGTCGCTGGTGTAAAAACGATTCAGGTTATGGGAAAATTCAAACGCAGAGGTAGAATTCTTGGAAAACGTAATGATTATAAAAAGGCTGTTGTCAGACTCATGCCTGGTGAGCGTATTGAATTTTTTGAAGGGGTATAG
- the rplD gene encoding 50S ribosomal protein L4 translates to MSLIDVYNLNGEKVSQLELAESIFNIPVKSSVLHEVVTMQLACKRAGSASVKHRSDVRGSTRKLFRQKGTGRARRGDIKSPLLRGGGSIFGPDPRSYSYKVPKKIKKLALKMALSSKIINNNILVLDKFELEKAKTKSFISVLDILKVKKALIVTEKTNESLELSSRNVPDIKVMRFEGLNVYDILKYEKLILLESSIKGIEGRLSA, encoded by the coding sequence ATGTCACTTATAGATGTTTACAATTTAAACGGGGAAAAAGTTTCGCAACTTGAGCTTGCAGAGAGTATATTCAATATTCCTGTTAAATCCAGTGTGCTGCATGAAGTTGTTACTATGCAGCTTGCCTGTAAACGTGCAGGCAGTGCTTCTGTAAAACATCGCAGCGATGTCAGGGGTAGTACAAGAAAACTTTTTCGGCAAAAAGGAACCGGCAGGGCGCGCAGAGGTGATATCAAATCCCCCTTGTTAAGAGGAGGAGGTTCGATATTCGGGCCTGATCCGAGATCATATTCTTACAAAGTTCCCAAGAAAATAAAAAAACTTGCGCTTAAGATGGCGTTAAGCAGCAAGATAATTAATAATAATATTCTTGTCCTTGATAAATTTGAACTTGAGAAAGCAAAAACAAAAAGTTTTATTTCTGTTCTTGACATTCTTAAGGTCAAAAAAGCATTGATTGTTACAGAAAAAACAAATGAAAGTCTTGAACTTTCTTCGAGGAATGTACCTGATATTAAGGTAATGAGATTCGAAGGCTTAAATGTTTATGATATCTTGAAGTACGAAAAACTTATTTTGCTTGAGTCTTCAATAAAAGGTATTGAAGGGAGGTTGTCGGCATGA